One genomic window of Aliiroseovarius sp. M344 includes the following:
- a CDS encoding MFS transporter encodes MVYPRVSLYALMLAAAGIPLYIHLPRFASVNLGVGLGVIGVILVVIRLVDLVQDPLLGWAIDRWPKAQTLFAMLAAAGLAVGFPILFALQPGEGVILQLIAVLVLLFSAYSLGMILLYGRSATLAKSTSEHDLMTLAAFREIGMLVGVVIAAIAPALFMGLGARGQGYPAFGVFLGVAAVVVAVLSFPIWRRPPVLGDGLTFAGLAGAGAVRLLVLALVNSLPVAVTSTLFLFFVEDRLQLPGKAGPLLILFFLCAGLSVPLWTRLSRRVGTRMTLVISMPLAILGFVGAAFLAPGNLVGFAIICVASGAALGADMVVLPAMFSVVLTKAGLSASAAFGIWSFAGKLGLALAAFAVLPLLDRSGFQPGQVNSADALNTLNMAYAVVPCILKLCAFGLVLALPTEDRTQ; translated from the coding sequence ATGGTTTACCCGCGCGTCAGCCTCTATGCGCTGATGCTGGCCGCGGCTGGCATTCCGCTCTACATCCATTTACCGCGTTTCGCGTCGGTGAATCTTGGTGTCGGGCTGGGCGTGATTGGGGTGATCTTGGTGGTCATTCGGCTGGTTGATCTTGTGCAGGATCCCTTGCTGGGCTGGGCGATAGACCGTTGGCCCAAAGCGCAAACGCTTTTTGCGATGCTGGCTGCCGCTGGCTTGGCTGTGGGGTTTCCCATCCTGTTTGCTTTGCAACCCGGCGAAGGTGTTATCCTTCAATTGATTGCCGTTCTGGTGCTTTTGTTTTCAGCCTATAGCCTTGGTATGATCCTTTTGTACGGGCGCAGCGCAACGCTTGCGAAATCCACGAGCGAACATGACCTGATGACCCTGGCGGCCTTTCGCGAAATTGGCATGTTGGTCGGGGTGGTGATCGCGGCCATAGCACCGGCCCTGTTCATGGGGCTGGGCGCGCGTGGGCAAGGCTATCCCGCCTTTGGGGTTTTTCTGGGCGTAGCCGCAGTCGTGGTCGCAGTTCTCAGCTTTCCGATCTGGCGGCGCCCGCCTGTGTTGGGCGACGGCCTGACATTCGCCGGACTGGCCGGGGCAGGGGCGGTGCGACTTCTTGTTCTGGCTCTGGTCAACAGTTTGCCGGTCGCGGTGACTTCCACCCTGTTTCTGTTTTTTGTGGAAGATCGGCTGCAGTTGCCCGGAAAGGCTGGGCCGCTGCTGATCCTGTTCTTCCTGTGCGCCGGGCTGAGTGTTCCACTTTGGACCCGTTTAAGCCGTCGCGTTGGGACCAGAATGACGCTTGTGATCTCGATGCCGCTGGCCATCCTTGGCTTTGTGGGCGCTGCGTTTCTTGCCCCCGGCAACTTGGTTGGTTTTGCCATTATTTGCGTGGCGTCGGGTGCGGCGCTGGGGGCTGACATGGTTGTTCTGCCCGCCATGTTTTCCGTTGTGCTGACAAAGGCAGGGTTAAGTGCGTCCGCGGCATTTGGCATATGGTCATTTGCGGGCAAGTTGGGGCTGGCACTTGCGGCTTTCGCTGTCTTGCCACTGCTTGACCGCAGTGGTTTCCAACCCGGCCAGGTGAACAGCGCCGATGCGCTGAACACGCTGAACATGGCTTATGCCGTCGTACCCTGTATCTTAAAACTCTGCGCTTTTGGCCTTGTGCTGGCGCTTCCGACAGAGGACCGAACCCAATGA
- a CDS encoding DUF1365 domain-containing protein, with the protein MVEHIQAHTLHARRGKLKNAFTYGVDFVLCDLTSNTLPALLSRNRFNLWSLWDKHHGGPRGDGRGLDWFRDELEQRGFPANDHDLSLLAQPSFLGFHFNPVSFWIASKDGTPRAFIAEVNNTFGHRHCYFCAHDDFRPIEKHDAIIAVKMMHVSPFQKVEGQYQFNFGMTADRFDIRIRYENGEEGLLATLVGDRRPATNASLAWAALRRPLGALRVVFLIYWQALILYIKRAPFMRKPAPPEPLISDSKTYRGTEN; encoded by the coding sequence ATGGTCGAACATATCCAAGCACACACGTTGCATGCCCGTCGTGGCAAGCTAAAAAACGCCTTCACATATGGCGTTGATTTTGTGCTGTGCGACCTGACCAGCAATACCCTGCCCGCCCTTCTGTCCCGCAACCGGTTTAACCTTTGGTCGCTTTGGGACAAACATCATGGTGGCCCACGCGGCGATGGTCGAGGCCTCGACTGGTTTCGTGACGAATTGGAGCAACGCGGCTTCCCAGCCAACGACCACGACCTGTCGCTGTTAGCACAGCCAAGTTTTCTTGGGTTTCACTTTAACCCGGTCAGCTTCTGGATTGCATCGAAAGACGGTACACCCCGCGCCTTCATTGCCGAAGTGAACAACACGTTCGGGCACCGGCATTGCTATTTCTGCGCCCATGATGATTTCAGGCCGATTGAAAAACACGATGCAATTATTGCCGTGAAGATGATGCATGTCTCGCCCTTCCAAAAGGTTGAGGGCCAATACCAATTCAACTTCGGTATGACTGCCGATCGGTTCGACATCCGCATCCGATATGAGAATGGGGAAGAGGGGCTGCTTGCCACGTTGGTTGGGGATCGCAGGCCGGCCACAAACGCTTCGCTTGCCTGGGCCGCGCTTCGCCGCCCGCTTGGTGCGTTGCGTGTTGTGTTCTTGATCTATTGGCAGGCGCTGATCCTATACATCAAACGCGCGCCCTTCATGCGAAAACCCGCACCACCCGAGCCATTGATTTCGGACAGTAAAACATATCGGGGAACCGAAAATTGA
- a CDS encoding DUF3833 domain-containing protein — MKILTALLLLILAATLAKTLLMSFRAQSPEDYAGTSPAFSLKEHLSGSFASEGLIYGPKGRVTNSFVAEMVGTWDGDTGTLTEKFTYSNGREQNRKWFLKLGEGNTFTATAEDIVGEAKGVVSGSTVSMQYQIVLPPEAGGHTLTATDWLYLTQDGVIMNKSEMRKFGLKVAELIATMRPVSGGQP; from the coding sequence ATGAAAATCCTGACAGCGCTGTTATTGCTGATTTTGGCGGCAACACTTGCCAAGACACTGCTTATGAGCTTCCGTGCCCAAAGCCCCGAGGACTATGCCGGGACCAGCCCAGCCTTTTCGTTGAAAGAACATCTTTCCGGCTCGTTTGCATCCGAAGGGCTGATCTATGGTCCGAAAGGCAGGGTGACGAACAGTTTTGTGGCAGAAATGGTCGGCACCTGGGACGGTGACACCGGCACGTTGACCGAAAAATTCACCTATTCCAACGGGCGCGAACAAAACCGCAAATGGTTTCTGAAACTGGGCGAAGGCAACACATTCACAGCCACGGCCGAGGACATTGTGGGCGAGGCGAAAGGCGTCGTTTCCGGGTCGACGGTTTCGATGCAGTACCAGATTGTTTTGCCGCCAGAAGCAGGTGGTCACACCCTGACCGCAACCGATTGGCTTTACCTGACACAGGACGGAGTCATCATGAACAAATCCGAGATGCGCAAGTTTGGCCTTAAGGTGGCCGAATTGATCGCAACAATGCGCCCGGTTTCCGGAGGCCAACCCTGA
- a CDS encoding SDR family NAD(P)-dependent oxidoreductase — protein MIDFKGKTYWLVGASEGLGRALAQDLDKEGACLVLSARSADRLQSLADQLTNARVVPIDVTDPDQVSQAVEKVGKIDGIVYNAGAYEPMRAADWDSKSAIMMCNVNFMGAMHVLGEVVPAFAKDGRGDITLIGSLAGYRGLPASIGYSASKAAIVSLAETMRFDLKDTGVVVRIVNPGFIKTRLTQKNSFKMPMLMSPEDAAKCVLKAMRKTRFRTDFPAPFSWVIRLLEYLPDLIVYRGK, from the coding sequence TTGATTGATTTCAAAGGCAAAACATATTGGCTGGTCGGGGCCAGCGAAGGGTTGGGCCGCGCCTTGGCGCAAGATCTTGACAAAGAAGGCGCATGTCTGGTCCTGTCTGCCCGGAGCGCAGATCGCCTGCAAAGCCTTGCAGACCAACTGACCAATGCACGCGTTGTTCCCATCGATGTGACCGATCCGGATCAGGTGAGTCAGGCCGTTGAAAAGGTCGGTAAAATCGACGGTATCGTCTATAATGCTGGTGCCTATGAGCCCATGCGCGCCGCCGACTGGGACAGCAAATCCGCCATCATGATGTGTAACGTCAATTTTATGGGCGCCATGCATGTTCTGGGCGAAGTCGTACCGGCATTCGCCAAAGACGGTCGTGGTGATATCACCCTTATTGGATCACTGGCGGGCTATCGCGGCTTGCCGGCCTCTATTGGTTATAGCGCCAGCAAGGCAGCCATTGTCAGCCTGGCCGAAACCATGCGCTTTGATCTGAAGGACACTGGCGTTGTGGTGCGCATCGTTAATCCGGGATTCATCAAAACCCGGCTAACCCAGAAGAACTCGTTCAAAATGCCGATGCTGATGTCGCCCGAAGACGCAGCCAAGTGCGTGTTGAAGGCCATGCGGAAGACGCGGTTTCGCACCGACTTCCCTGCACCGTTCTCATGGGTAATACGCCTGTTGGAATACCTGCCCGACCTGATCGTCTATCGCGGCAAATAA
- a CDS encoding NAD(P)/FAD-dependent oxidoreductase: MLDQQQGPRRKIAIVGGGISGLSAAYYLSPNHDVTIYEAAPRLGGHARTVMAGKNGDQPVDTGFIVFNYVTYPYLTRLFRELDVPVTKSEMSFGASINDGWLEYGLNNLKCITAQKRNLLRPQFYKMIADIIRFGKRAEDAAKDDDKTIGELVDELGLGQWFRNNYLMPMCGAIWSTPVDDVDQFPAKSLVQFFRNHALLAGLGEHQWWTVKGGSVEYVTRLEAALRTRGVDIRVDAPVSRVERMLYGVTVQTAKAEDKGYDDIILACHSDQALAMLGDNATEIEAKALGRIRYQVNKAVLHCDSGQMPKRKAAWSSWAYRSQDGDIGVTYWMNKLQNIPETDPLFVTLNPSAPIPAEKIYDEVEFSHPVFDKPALQAQHELRAMQGLNRTWFAGAYHRHGFHEDGIASAMRIVRMINKDDPLKGCEIAFDEQSPEVGISVNL; this comes from the coding sequence ATGCTCGACCAACAGCAAGGTCCGCGAAGAAAAATAGCGATCGTCGGCGGCGGGATTTCGGGATTGTCGGCAGCGTATTATCTGTCGCCCAATCATGACGTCACGATTTACGAAGCTGCGCCGCGATTGGGTGGTCACGCGCGGACCGTCATGGCCGGCAAGAATGGCGATCAGCCCGTTGATACCGGGTTCATCGTCTTCAACTATGTGACATATCCCTATTTGACGCGGCTGTTTCGTGAACTGGACGTGCCTGTCACCAAAAGCGAAATGAGCTTCGGCGCCAGCATCAATGACGGTTGGCTGGAATATGGGCTGAACAACCTGAAATGCATCACCGCGCAGAAGCGCAATCTGTTGCGGCCGCAGTTTTACAAAATGATCGCAGACATCATTCGTTTCGGTAAACGGGCAGAAGACGCTGCAAAGGATGACGACAAAACAATCGGAGAGCTGGTTGACGAGCTTGGCCTTGGTCAGTGGTTTCGCAACAACTATCTGATGCCGATGTGTGGCGCGATCTGGTCCACGCCAGTGGATGATGTTGATCAGTTCCCGGCCAAGTCCCTTGTTCAGTTCTTCCGCAACCATGCGCTTTTGGCTGGGTTGGGAGAGCACCAGTGGTGGACGGTCAAAGGTGGCAGCGTCGAATACGTGACACGGCTTGAAGCTGCGCTGCGCACGCGCGGCGTCGACATTCGTGTGGATGCGCCGGTGTCGCGGGTCGAACGCATGTTATACGGCGTCACAGTCCAGACGGCAAAGGCAGAAGACAAAGGCTATGATGACATCATCCTCGCCTGCCATTCCGATCAGGCGTTGGCCATGTTGGGCGACAATGCAACAGAGATCGAGGCGAAAGCTTTGGGCCGCATCCGCTATCAAGTGAACAAAGCCGTTTTGCACTGCGACAGCGGTCAGATGCCCAAGCGCAAGGCGGCGTGGTCCAGCTGGGCCTACCGGTCGCAAGATGGGGACATTGGTGTCACCTATTGGATGAACAAACTGCAGAATATCCCCGAAACCGATCCGCTTTTCGTGACGTTGAATCCCTCGGCCCCGATCCCTGCAGAGAAAATTTATGACGAGGTTGAGTTCTCTCACCCTGTTTTCGACAAGCCCGCGCTTCAGGCGCAACATGAACTGCGTGCCATGCAGGGTCTGAACCGGACGTGGTTTGCCGGGGCTTATCATCGCCATGGCTTCCACGAAGACGGCATTGCCAGCGCAATGCGTATCGTGCGGATGATCAACAAAGACGACCCTTTGAAAGGATGCGAAATTGCGTTTGACGAACAAAGCCCTGAAGTCGGAATTTCTGTCAACTTGTGA
- a CDS encoding indolepyruvate ferredoxin oxidoreductase family protein: MTRQDSDFSTYQLADRYARDTGRVFLTGTQALVRIMLDQARRDRAAGLNTAGFISGYRGSPLGALDLELWRENKRAAEHKITFLPAVNEDLGATAVLGAQQASLDPDCEVEGVFSMWYGKGPGVDRSGDALKHGNAYGSAPKGGVLVVAGDDHGCVSSSMPHQSDVAFMAWFMPTLNPASVGEYLAFGEYGLALSRFSGTWVGFKAISETVESGQSVDLRPDRQFTLPKIEIPPGGLHVRHADLPSPEIETRIGHKLKAVRAFVEANPIDRAVYDIDDATFGFVTTGKAHLDLLEALRLLGLDEARCRALGIDIYKVGMVWPLARRDALRFVRGKAEVLVVEEKRGIIESQFKEYFYDWPGDKPNRMVGKYDSQGEPLIPWTGELSPLMLVPIVAARLDQVFPSEDFKAKADALVEQPPCVLKTEGASRTPYFCSGCPHNTSTKLPDGSVAASGIGCHVMASWMNRNTVGYAQMGGEGVPWVATSKFNGGKHIFQNLGEGTWYHSGSLAIRQAIAAGTNITYKILYNDAVAMTGGQPVDGPISVAGIVHTCRAEGVSRIALVSDDIGKLSHADFPAGVTFHDRSEMDQVQRELRDISGVTVLVYEQTCATEKRRRRKRGTMEDPKTVPYINPLVCEGCGDCSVESNCLSVEPLETEFGRKRKINQSSCNKDLSCLNGFCPSFVTIEGATRRKRDTSQLDVAAMLGDVAHPVLPDLTEPFDLLVTGVGGTGVVTVGALITMAAHLEGKGSSVLDFTGFAQKFGTVLSYLRLGASPDAVHQVRIDIGSADAVIGCDMVVSSSPKASVHYRSGSKVVLNRAEMPTGDLVLSRDASLRIDAREAAVRAAVGSVNVSGLDANQTAEALLGDAVYANVIMLGYAWQMGLVPVSETALKQAIQLNGVKIAENSRAFDLGRVLAAAPDRVAVADPKPTEAPTPADLIEARAVFLVDYQNAAYADRYRRALADFSASLPQALEADVLPVAAKSLFKLMAYKDEYEVARLHTQMGFDTQLEQEFEPGFSVKYHFAPPLLPLGKDARGRPHKRAFGPWMTPVLNRLARLKGLRGTMFDPFGYTTERREEVALVNWYENGLKKLTGKITTDNQEDALAFLTAPLEMRGYGPVKRDAVAKQRPKADDALRRALAG, encoded by the coding sequence ATGACACGCCAAGATTCTGACTTCTCAACCTATCAACTTGCTGATCGCTATGCGCGTGACACGGGACGGGTTTTTCTGACTGGCACACAGGCACTAGTACGCATTATGCTGGATCAGGCGCGCAGGGATCGCGCTGCGGGGTTGAACACCGCCGGTTTCATCTCGGGCTATCGCGGGTCGCCGCTGGGTGCATTAGACCTTGAGCTGTGGCGAGAGAACAAGCGCGCGGCGGAACACAAGATCACCTTTCTGCCCGCCGTCAACGAAGACCTTGGCGCGACCGCAGTTCTTGGTGCGCAGCAAGCCAGTCTTGACCCCGATTGCGAGGTCGAGGGCGTATTTTCCATGTGGTATGGCAAGGGCCCGGGGGTGGACCGTTCGGGCGATGCGCTGAAGCACGGCAACGCCTATGGCTCAGCTCCGAAGGGCGGGGTGCTTGTGGTTGCGGGTGACGATCACGGGTGTGTCTCATCCTCGATGCCGCACCAATCGGATGTCGCCTTCATGGCGTGGTTCATGCCCACACTGAATCCAGCTTCAGTTGGCGAGTATCTGGCGTTTGGCGAATATGGTTTGGCGCTGTCACGGTTCAGTGGCACTTGGGTCGGGTTCAAAGCAATTTCTGAAACGGTAGAATCTGGCCAATCCGTGGACCTGCGGCCAGACCGTCAGTTCACCCTGCCAAAGATCGAGATCCCGCCGGGCGGGTTGCATGTGCGCCACGCCGACCTGCCCAGCCCCGAGATCGAGACCCGCATCGGCCACAAGCTGAAAGCCGTGCGCGCCTTCGTCGAAGCCAATCCGATTGACAGGGCGGTTTACGATATTGATGACGCCACCTTTGGATTTGTCACCACCGGCAAGGCGCATCTGGATCTGCTGGAAGCGTTGCGTCTTTTGGGGTTGGACGAAGCCAGATGCCGGGCGCTGGGTATCGACATCTACAAGGTCGGCATGGTCTGGCCGCTGGCGCGCCGCGACGCCTTGCGGTTCGTACGTGGCAAGGCCGAGGTGCTTGTGGTCGAAGAAAAACGCGGGATCATTGAAAGCCAGTTCAAGGAATATTTCTATGACTGGCCCGGCGATAAACCCAACCGCATGGTGGGAAAATATGACAGTCAGGGCGAGCCGCTGATCCCGTGGACGGGCGAGCTTAGCCCATTGATGCTTGTGCCCATCGTGGCCGCACGGTTGGATCAAGTTTTCCCAAGCGAAGATTTCAAAGCAAAGGCCGACGCGCTGGTAGAGCAACCGCCGTGTGTGCTGAAGACCGAAGGCGCGTCGCGCACTCCGTATTTCTGTTCGGGTTGTCCGCATAACACATCGACCAAGCTGCCTGATGGCAGTGTCGCGGCGTCCGGTATCGGGTGTCATGTGATGGCCAGCTGGATGAACCGCAACACGGTTGGCTATGCCCAGATGGGCGGCGAGGGCGTGCCTTGGGTCGCGACCTCGAAGTTCAATGGCGGCAAGCATATCTTCCAGAACCTTGGCGAAGGCACGTGGTATCATTCCGGTTCGTTGGCGATCCGTCAGGCGATCGCGGCAGGCACCAACATCACCTACAAGATCCTTTACAATGATGCAGTTGCGATGACCGGCGGGCAACCCGTGGATGGCCCGATCAGCGTGGCTGGCATTGTGCATACCTGTCGTGCCGAAGGGGTCAGCCGGATCGCGCTTGTCTCCGATGACATTGGAAAGTTATCACATGCAGATTTCCCCGCCGGGGTCACTTTTCATGACCGTTCAGAAATGGATCAGGTGCAGCGCGAGTTGCGCGACATTTCGGGTGTCACGGTGTTGGTCTATGAACAAACCTGCGCCACGGAAAAACGTCGACGCCGCAAACGCGGCACGATGGAAGACCCGAAAACGGTGCCCTATATCAATCCATTGGTTTGCGAGGGGTGCGGCGACTGCTCAGTCGAAAGCAATTGTCTGAGTGTCGAGCCGCTGGAAACAGAGTTTGGACGCAAGCGGAAGATCAACCAATCCAGTTGCAATAAAGACCTGTCCTGTCTGAACGGGTTTTGCCCCAGTTTTGTGACCATCGAAGGCGCGACACGGCGCAAGCGGGATACATCACAGCTGGATGTAGCCGCGATGCTGGGCGATGTGGCACACCCGGTGTTGCCGGACCTCACCGAGCCGTTTGACCTTTTGGTGACAGGCGTAGGCGGGACCGGTGTCGTGACCGTTGGTGCCTTGATCACCATGGCCGCGCATCTTGAAGGCAAAGGCTCCAGCGTGCTGGATTTCACCGGGTTCGCGCAGAAGTTTGGCACGGTGCTGAGCTATCTCCGGCTGGGTGCGTCGCCCGACGCGGTGCATCAGGTTCGGATCGACATCGGGTCAGCGGATGCGGTGATTGGTTGCGATATGGTCGTGTCATCTTCGCCCAAAGCGTCGGTGCATTATCGTTCCGGCAGCAAGGTGGTTCTGAACCGGGCGGAAATGCCGACCGGTGATCTTGTCCTGTCGCGCGATGCCAGTTTGCGGATTGATGCGCGCGAGGCGGCCGTTAGGGCAGCGGTTGGATCGGTCAATGTATCGGGTCTTGATGCCAATCAGACCGCCGAGGCGCTGCTGGGTGATGCTGTTTATGCAAATGTCATCATGCTGGGTTATGCGTGGCAAATGGGGCTGGTGCCGGTGTCGGAAACCGCATTGAAGCAGGCCATCCAGTTGAACGGGGTGAAGATAGCCGAAAACAGCCGCGCGTTTGATCTGGGCCGCGTGCTGGCCGCCGCACCTGACCGCGTGGCCGTGGCCGATCCAAAGCCGACCGAGGCACCGACGCCTGCGGATCTGATTGAGGCCCGGGCAGTCTTTCTGGTCGATTATCAGAATGCCGCCTATGCGGACCGCTACCGCAGGGCGTTGGCAGATTTTTCCGCGTCGTTGCCGCAGGCATTGGAAGCAGATGTCCTGCCTGTCGCCGCGAAAAGCCTGTTCAAGCTGATGGCATACAAGGATGAATACGAAGTTGCGCGTCTGCACACCCAAATGGGGTTTGACACGCAGCTGGAACAAGAATTCGAACCCGGCTTCTCGGTTAAATATCACTTCGCGCCGCCTCTTTTGCCACTGGGCAAAGACGCACGGGGACGGCCGCACAAGCGCGCGTTTGGCCCGTGGATGACCCCGGTGCTGAACCGGCTGGCGCGCCTCAAGGGATTGCGTGGCACGATGTTCGATCCGTTTGGTTACACAACTGAGCGTCGCGAAGAGGTGGCGCTGGTCAATTGGTATGAAAACGGTCTGAAGAAGTTGACGGGAAAAATCACCACGGACAATCAGGAAGATGCGTTGGCATTTCTGACGGCTCCACTTGAAATGCGTGGGTATGGGCCCGTCAAGCGGGACGCCGTGGCCAAGCAAAGGCCAAAGGCTGATGACGCGCTTCGCCGCGCCTTGGCAGGTTAA
- a CDS encoding Lrp/AsnC family transcriptional regulator yields the protein MDLDDKDRRILELLQKDSTISNADLANAVGMSTSACWRKVRMLEEAKIIERYGAYLNAAKAGLKFQAIVHVQLTRHDPDKVDDFIKAVNRRPDVVECFATTGQADYHLRVLCRDLPAFNAFLEGFLFKLKAVESAQTNVVLRDIKKHSPIPV from the coding sequence ATGGACCTTGACGACAAGGATCGGCGTATTCTGGAACTGCTGCAGAAAGACAGCACGATCTCGAACGCTGATCTGGCCAATGCGGTGGGCATGTCGACGTCGGCCTGCTGGCGTAAAGTACGGATGCTGGAAGAGGCGAAGATCATTGAACGCTACGGCGCTTATCTGAACGCTGCCAAGGCCGGGCTAAAATTTCAGGCCATTGTGCATGTTCAATTAACCCGCCACGATCCGGACAAGGTCGACGACTTCATCAAGGCCGTAAACCGGCGGCCGGACGTGGTGGAATGCTTCGCCACCACCGGGCAAGCGGATTATCACTTGCGGGTGCTGTGCCGCGACCTGCCCGCGTTCAACGCGTTTCTGGAAGGCTTCCTGTTCAAACTGAAGGCGGTTGAAAGCGCGCAAACCAACGTGGTGCTGCGCGACATCAAGAAGCACTCGCCCATCCCTGTGTGA
- a CDS encoding SAM-dependent methyltransferase, translated as MRLTNKALKSEFLSTCERLREGQLTLRTPEGELYRFGTSGPEAEMVIRDWAAVSAMAAHGQVGLGETYVQGMWDTPSIEALMSIAMRNRDHLGSYDQASVLNRAKFRVVDTMLRANSRRGSRKNIRSHYDVGNEFYQLWLDEGMTYSSGLFADGSDDLADAQNRKNARALSRLGAGQQILEIGCGWGGFAEHATQDGRDVTGVTISRNQHSYAECRLDGRADIQLRDYRDINGKFDNIVSIEMIEAVGARYWPDYFSVLKNNLAEGGRVLLQAITVKDSFFETYKTSSDYIRQYVFPGGMLLSDSVIDEQARNAGLQVQDNFHFGQDYAKTCRFWAERFTAQKRKVAEMGYGEAFQRNWQYYLEICAASFAVGHTNVVQVELAHAHT; from the coding sequence TTGCGTTTGACGAACAAAGCCCTGAAGTCGGAATTTCTGTCAACTTGTGAGCGTCTGCGCGAAGGTCAATTGACACTGCGCACGCCGGAAGGTGAGCTTTATCGGTTCGGCACATCCGGCCCCGAAGCCGAGATGGTGATCCGCGATTGGGCGGCTGTGTCTGCCATGGCCGCGCACGGCCAAGTCGGGCTGGGCGAAACCTATGTGCAGGGCATGTGGGACACCCCGTCGATTGAAGCGCTGATGTCGATCGCCATGCGCAACCGCGATCATCTTGGGTCCTACGATCAGGCAAGTGTGTTGAACCGGGCAAAGTTTCGCGTGGTCGACACGATGTTGCGGGCCAATTCTCGCCGCGGGTCGCGTAAGAATATTCGGTCACATTACGACGTGGGGAACGAATTCTACCAGTTGTGGCTGGATGAGGGCATGACCTATTCCTCCGGACTTTTTGCCGATGGAAGCGATGATCTGGCTGACGCTCAAAACCGGAAAAACGCCCGCGCGTTGTCCCGTCTTGGGGCGGGTCAGCAGATTTTGGAAATCGGTTGTGGCTGGGGCGGATTTGCTGAACACGCCACGCAAGATGGCCGCGACGTGACCGGTGTGACGATCTCGCGCAACCAACACAGCTATGCCGAGTGCCGTCTGGATGGACGCGCCGATATTCAGCTGCGCGACTATCGGGACATTAACGGAAAGTTCGACAACATCGTCTCGATCGAGATGATCGAGGCTGTGGGCGCGCGCTATTGGCCTGACTATTTCTCGGTTCTGAAAAACAACCTTGCGGAAGGCGGTCGTGTTCTGTTGCAGGCGATCACGGTGAAAGACAGTTTCTTTGAAACCTACAAAACCTCGTCTGACTATATACGGCAGTATGTCTTCCCGGGGGGCATGTTGCTGTCGGACAGCGTGATTGACGAACAAGCGCGCAATGCGGGCTTGCAGGTCCAAGACAATTTTCATTTCGGGCAGGACTATGCCAAGACGTGCCGCTTCTGGGCCGAACGCTTCACCGCGCAGAAACGCAAGGTGGCCGAGATGGGCTATGGCGAGGCGTTTCAGCGCAATTGGCAATATTATCTCGAAATTTGTGCGGCGTCGTTCGCCGTCGGGCACACCAATGTCGTTCAAGTGGAGTTGGCTCATGCACATACTTAG
- a CDS encoding tryptophan-rich sensory protein — MPRSAPFLAIAVLVLSIIFMLSPLFSSSFAGYSPDQFPNKETFWPVQPAGWTFSIWGLIYLWLIAGAVWGLFKAPDDADWQRMRRPLAISLLLGCFWIAAANASPFLATVMILAMAVAAIVAMLRAGDDDAWWQLRPVALYAGWLTAATGVGTGVVLGGYEVLSVQAAALLMLVIVLIAALYVQSLRPAAWSYPAALIWALTGVIAANIPSQNWPVIGLAVIGIVLLGWRMASGLRAS; from the coding sequence ATGCCACGTTCTGCACCCTTTCTGGCCATTGCGGTCCTTGTACTGTCGATCATCTTCATGCTGTCGCCTTTGTTCAGCAGCAGCTTTGCCGGATATTCGCCCGACCAGTTCCCCAACAAAGAGACCTTCTGGCCAGTGCAGCCAGCGGGTTGGACGTTCAGTATCTGGGGTCTGATTTATCTTTGGCTGATCGCAGGCGCCGTCTGGGGGCTTTTCAAAGCGCCCGATGATGCGGATTGGCAGAGGATGCGTCGCCCTCTTGCGATCAGTTTGCTGTTGGGATGTTTCTGGATTGCGGCGGCCAACGCTTCACCCTTCCTTGCAACAGTGATGATATTGGCTATGGCGGTGGCAGCAATTGTCGCAATGCTTCGTGCCGGGGATGATGATGCTTGGTGGCAGTTACGGCCGGTGGCGCTTTATGCCGGTTGGCTCACAGCCGCGACCGGGGTTGGCACGGGTGTCGTGTTGGGCGGGTACGAGGTACTGTCAGTTCAAGCCGCCGCGTTGCTGATGCTGGTGATCGTGCTGATTGCCGCCCTTTACGTTCAATCCTTGCGCCCCGCTGCATGGTCATACCCCGCTGCCTTGATCTGGGCCCTGACCGGGGTTATTGCGGCCAACATCCCGTCGCAAAACTGGCCAGTGATCGGCTTAGCGGTCATTGGTATCGTTTTGCTGGGTTGGCGCATGGCATCCGGTCTGCGCGCGTCTTAA